Proteins encoded by one window of Candidatus Cloacimonadota bacterium:
- a CDS encoding T9SS type A sorting domain-containing protein, translating into MAHLPNPFATSTTISFTTKSPIAENQQIEIFNIKGQKVKTLKATENGITEYGIRKYSAIWEGKNEQGKQVAQGVYFYKIETAEKTMVKKMILFR; encoded by the coding sequence ATGGCGCATCTTCCCAATCCCTTCGCCACCTCCACTACAATCTCCTTCACCACAAAATCCCCCATAGCCGAAAATCAGCAAATCGAAATATTCAATATAAAAGGGCAAAAAGTTAAAACGCTAAAAGCAACGGAAAACGGGATTACGGAATACGGAATACGGAAATATTCTGCTATCTGGGAAGGGAAAAATGAGCAGGGAAAACAAGTTGCTCAAGGAGTTTATTTCTATAAAATAGAAACAGCAGAGAAAACAATGGTGAAGAAAATGATACTCTTTAGATAA
- a CDS encoding DUF116 domain-containing protein, producing MPNNKPVSKAYFLWFSAISLLILMVLVTALWYFISPRLHEFNPALPFILLSALRIFFFILVIGTILVLMTSLFEKNFLIANLAVKLFIVIVYPMVMILSSILHFSKEKINESFVSVNDSLIKALTPRCKPSEVIILLPHCLQDTSCKLRITVDPNNCRRCGKCTIGSILSLAEQYKVEVFIATGGTIARRIIQQTRPKLIIAVACYRDLVSGIQDVFPLKTFGILNILPHGPCVDTTVEVGKIEEALRKVVKMD from the coding sequence ATGCCAAATAATAAACCCGTTTCCAAAGCATATTTTTTGTGGTTTTCTGCCATTAGTCTTCTGATTTTGATGGTTTTGGTAACTGCATTATGGTATTTCATATCCCCTAGATTACACGAATTTAATCCAGCCTTACCTTTTATTTTACTTTCTGCACTACGCATTTTTTTCTTTATTTTGGTCATCGGCACCATCCTTGTTTTAATGACATCATTATTTGAAAAAAATTTTCTCATTGCAAATTTGGCTGTGAAATTGTTCATTGTTATTGTTTACCCGATGGTAATGATTCTCAGTTCGATATTGCATTTTTCAAAAGAAAAAATTAACGAGTCATTCGTTAGTGTAAATGATTCACTTATCAAAGCCTTGACACCGAGGTGCAAACCCAGTGAGGTAATTATTTTGCTTCCGCATTGCCTTCAAGATACATCCTGCAAACTTCGTATAACGGTTGATCCGAATAATTGCAGACGCTGCGGGAAATGCACGATAGGTTCAATCCTTTCTCTTGCCGAACAATACAAAGTGGAAGTTTTTATCGCTACCGGTGGTACAATTGCCAGACGGATAATTCAGCAAACTCGACCAAAATTAATAATTGCTGTGGCTTGCTATCGTGATCTCGTTTCAGGGATTCAAGATGTGTTTCCCCTTAAAACATTTGGAATTTTAAATATTCTTCCTCATGGTCCGTGTGTTGATACAACTGTTGAGGTGGGAAAAATTGAGGAAGCTTTACGAAAAGTTGTTAAAATGGATTAA
- the fmt gene encoding methionyl-tRNA formyltransferase translates to MRRIKNIIFMGTPQFAVPTLKALVENKFIPKLVITQPDKEKGRGRKKSFSQVKEIAIEHNLRILQPEKINTNSIRKKIQDINPDIIITAAYGKILGRKILAIPRLGCINLHPSLLPKYRGPSPINWALFKGEKLTGNTVYFMNEQMDAGDIILQKKIPILPTENYGSLITKMSEEGANDVLKAISLIDTEYVRKISQDHSKASYTKLLDNNICRIDWTKSALEINNLIRGLAPYPAAFSELEGMKIKILTAQVIDAKKFNPGEIINVKKNIGFTVSTGSKSLLITEIKPQGKRKMTAYSYSLGHALIGKKFDNAK, encoded by the coding sequence ATGAGAAGAATAAAAAATATTATTTTTATGGGAACACCACAATTTGCTGTTCCAACTCTCAAAGCACTCGTTGAAAATAAATTTATTCCAAAATTGGTCATTACTCAACCGGACAAAGAAAAAGGTAGAGGACGAAAAAAATCCTTCTCGCAAGTAAAAGAAATAGCAATTGAGCACAATCTCCGGATTCTTCAACCTGAAAAAATAAATACTAATTCAATCCGAAAAAAAATACAGGATATTAATCCCGATATCATCATTACAGCAGCTTACGGAAAAATACTCGGACGGAAAATACTCGCAATTCCTCGTTTGGGTTGTATCAATCTCCACCCTTCACTTCTACCAAAATATCGAGGACCGTCCCCGATAAATTGGGCTTTGTTCAAGGGTGAAAAACTAACAGGAAATACCGTGTATTTTATGAATGAACAAATGGATGCCGGAGATATAATTCTTCAAAAAAAAATTCCCATTTTACCAACCGAAAATTACGGTTCGCTAATTACGAAAATGAGTGAAGAAGGTGCAAATGACGTTTTAAAAGCAATTTCACTCATAGATACTGAATACGTAAGGAAAATCTCGCAAGATCATTCAAAGGCGTCATATACGAAATTACTCGATAATAATATTTGCAGGATTGACTGGACAAAATCTGCGTTGGAAATTAATAATCTTATTCGCGGACTTGCTCCGTATCCGGCTGCTTTTTCTGAACTTGAAGGGATGAAGATTAAAATTCTAACCGCTCAAGTTATTGATGCTAAAAAATTCAATCCCGGGGAAATAATCAATGTAAAAAAGAATATAGGCTTTACTGTTTCTACCGGCTCGAAAAGTTTACTCATAACGGAAATAAAACCACAGGGAAAAAGAAAAATGACTGCATATTCTTACTCTCTTGGGCATGCTCTAATCGGAAAAAAATTTGATAATGCCAAATAA
- the def gene encoding peptide deformylase gives MIEKIRFYGDEVLRKKAKTIEIIDKNIKEKVNNLIETLESRDEFALAAPQVGYSLRMFIMRNLWEEDPKKVKTMLFINPELLEFDGMLHEPEGCLSFPGIFEKVKRAKSIKFKAQDINGKWKHYTAEDLFARGVQHEYDHLEGILFIDKINPLKRKLLHGKLKKIAETTKNGVNIG, from the coding sequence ATGATCGAAAAAATTCGGTTTTATGGCGATGAAGTTCTTCGGAAAAAAGCGAAGACTATTGAAATCATTGATAAAAATATTAAGGAAAAGGTTAACAATCTCATCGAAACTTTGGAGTCACGTGATGAGTTTGCTCTGGCTGCCCCACAAGTTGGGTATTCTCTCCGTATGTTTATAATGCGAAATTTGTGGGAAGAAGATCCCAAAAAAGTAAAAACGATGCTTTTTATTAATCCCGAGTTGTTAGAATTCGATGGGATGCTGCATGAACCCGAAGGTTGCTTGAGCTTTCCGGGAATTTTTGAAAAAGTTAAACGCGCTAAATCAATAAAATTTAAAGCACAGGATATTAACGGAAAATGGAAGCATTATACTGCCGAAGATCTTTTTGCTCGGGGTGTTCAGCATGAATATGATCACCTCGAGGGCATTTTGTTTATAGATAAAATAAATCCTCTTAAAAGAAAATTATTGCATGGTAAACTTAAAAAAATTGCTGAAACTACGAAAAATGGTGTGAATATAGGCTAA
- the yajC gene encoding preprotein translocase subunit YajC, with product MFNTLLFAEGGADTTSQAGGGILGFLPIIIMFVILYFLIIRPQQKKQKDVAKMRDELQKNEKVVTNGGIIGTIYSIKGDVVVLKVNEDVKIEIQKYAIANKIK from the coding sequence ATGTTCAATACATTATTATTCGCAGAAGGTGGTGCAGATACTACTTCACAAGCCGGTGGTGGAATTCTCGGATTTCTGCCAATTATCATTATGTTCGTCATTCTCTATTTCCTCATTATTCGTCCTCAACAAAAAAAACAAAAAGATGTGGCTAAAATGCGAGATGAATTGCAGAAAAATGAAAAAGTCGTTACAAACGGTGGAATAATCGGCACTATTTACAGCATCAAAGGTGATGTGGTTGTACTTAAAGTGAACGAAGATGTAAAAATCGAAATTCAAAAATATGCAATCGCAAACAAAATTAAATAA